The Candidatus Mancarchaeum acidiphilum sequence AAAAACCCTGCATCCGCTGAGTATCCTTACACAAAAGAAGCATCAACTGAAAGAGGAGATGCGGAAAATGTAATTGAGCAACCGGAATACCTAAGTGAAGCAAAACAAGTCAAAGCTTTACAGGATATGCCAGAGCTATTACTACCATCCGGAAATAAAGTAGGCCCTGCGAATAAAGGCGACATAATAAAAATAAGCAACGAAAACGATATTAAATTCCTTATATCAAATTCATTGTGCGAGTACAGCAGCTAAATCTATAAAACCATTTATTATACAAAGTTTCTTTATTTAACCTCAAATTAACAAAAAGTATTTATAGATATATATAGCTATATAAACAGGCATCATAACGTAAAGTTTAATAAGTTTTAACTTAAATTTTTACCAGGTTAAATTTTAAAACAAATGCTATCCAAGCTTTAATTAACCAAGCTATAACAATTTATTTTTAAAATTAGCCTTATGTTTATCATTTAAATTGTGATAATATGAAAGTTCCAAAAGAAATCAATACCTACTGCCCAAAGTGTGACAAAGAGTCCACACATACCGTGAAGTTCTACACACAAAAACCTAGAGGAGGTCTTAGTGTAGGAACTAGAAGAAGCGAAAGAAAGAGAAAGGGATACTTTGGAAAGGTAAAAGGACAAGCCACAGTAAAGAAAGTCTCAAAAAGACAGAAGGCAATATTAAAATGCAAGGTTTGCTCTTATTCTGTCGAAAGAGTTTTCGGAAACCGGACAAAAAAGAAACTAGAATATAAGATGTGATAATTGATGGAAGAGCATACACCAAAATTTGGAGACCTTGTTATCGGAGAGATATCTAAGATTTCCCCTTTTGGTGCTTATTGCAAACTACTAGAATATAATAACCTAGAAACGTTCCTTCCTTTAAGGGAAATATCTTCTGGCTGGATAAAGAACATCCACGAATTTTTACATATTAACCAAAGGGTGGTTTGCAAAGTAATATACATAGATAAGTCAAAAGGGACTATAGATGTATCATTAAAGAAAGTCACTCCTAGAGATGCCAAAATAAAAATTAACAAATATACATTGGAGAAACGTTCAGAAGTCATAATCCAACAAGCCTTAAAAATGACCAATTTGGAGGGCAGAAAAGTTGAAATAATCAATTCAATATTGCAAGAGTTTCCAAACTATACCTCATTTTTATCAAAGCTGTCCGATTCCGGCGAACCCATTAAAGGATCTTCTGTACCTGTTGCTTTACAAGAAGAAATATTAAGGTTGATTCAATCAAGCAGGAAAAAGAAAGAATATAAAGTATCATACATATTGACATTATCTACTTACGACCCTAAAAGCAGTATTGATAGCATCAAGCAGTCTTTGTCCGATGCAGAGTCTAAAACAGGGTGTGGTATATATTACATAAGCTCTCCAAGATATCACATATCTGCAGAAGCGGACAATTACCTTAATGCAGAAGAGAAAATAAAAAAAGCCTTGTCTATAATAAAAACAGAGCTTAAAGGTTTTGACATAGAGATGGAAAAAGAAAAAGTGAAGAAGGATAAGGAGGATATTATAAGCGAGCTTTAAAGACCATATTTATTCGGGTGAATCTTATGAAAAATACTTTTATAAAATATAAAAAAGGCGTAAAGCTGAAATCACCTATACTTATAGTTGGTTTGCCTGGAATAGGTGCGGTAGGAAAGCTTGTAGCTACCCAAATGATAAAGGAGTTTAAGGGCAAGAGGATAGCAACACTATATTCTTCACATCTTCCCCCAAGAGTAATAATGCTAAAAAATGGAAAGGTAAGATTGGTAAGCAACAGGTTTTATTTACTGAAAACAAAGACCAAAAATGACATCGTGATATTAACTGGAGAAGATCAAGCAGTAACCCCAGAAGGGCAATATACAGTCAACAACGAAATTGTAAGATTCTTCAAATCTGAGTTAAAAGGAAAAGAGATAATTACCGTTGGGGGTTATAACATATCTGGAAATTATACAGATTCACCTAGAGTGCTTGGCAATGCCTCATCAGATAAAGTAATAAAGGAGTTTAAGAAAGCAGGTGTTGTATTCGGTGAATCCAGAGGCACCATATTTGGCGCTGCAGGTTTAATAGTTGCATTCTCAAAGATGCAAAAACTTGACAGCATCTGCATAATGGGAGAATCTTCATTGATAGATATGGATCCAAATGCAGCAAAAGCAGTGCTGAAAGTCCTTTCTAAAAAATTCAGCTTAAATATAGACATGAAGAAAATAGACTCAATGATTGAAGCAACCGCAAAGATGATTAAAGAGCTGGAAAGTCAAATGTCGTCAAATGCAGCACTGCCACCAGAATCGAAGGAAAATTCCTCATATATACGTTGAATCGGGAATGTTTTAATATTTTTCTTGCAATGTTAGTACATATGCGCTAGTAATCTAGCCTGGTAGGATACTGGCTTCCCATATTAATTTGAAAAAAGCCAGAGGCCCGGGTCCAAATCCCGGCTGGCGCAAATTGCAAAATAGAGAATTAATTTAAATATTTTCTCATTAAATATACTGCATATTATGGGCTTGTAGCTCAGCTTGGTCAGAGCGGCGGTCTTATAATACCAATAAGAAAGCCGTAGGTCGAGAGTTCAAATCTCTCCAGGCCCATTAATAAAATTCCTCATCCTACTTATCCCAAATTCAAAGCAGTTCAAAACAGATGCACAATGGGCGTTATCTAAACACCTAAAAATGGAAATTGCTTTAGAACAAGTAAATAAAAAATCCGTTAAAATTATAAATTAAATATCTAAATCTAAGTGACTTATCTAAGTGATAATTATGTCAGAGATGCCACAGATTATAAAAGAAAAGATGACACATCAAGGGTACCATTTTGTCGGAAAGCATTCCGCTGTAAAAATATGCGAGTATACCGCAAACGGGATAGAAGGAAAGACTTTGTGCTATAAATATACCTTTTACGGAATACATAGCTGGCAGTGCATACAGGCCACCCCTGCAATAGGTTGCGACTTAGGGTGCAAATTCTGCTGGAGGTTAATACCAGAGGAGATAGGGGTTAATTGGAATGAGCTGAATGCTGTAGACCATTGGGACGACCCAGATTCGATAGTCGATGGAATGATAAAGGAGCAGCTTAGGATAGTGAGTGGCTACAAATCAGGTGCAGATACCAACCTGAAAAAAAAGAGGTGGGAAGAATCAAGATACCCCAGACATGTTGCTCTGAGTCTTACAGGGGAGCCCACATTTTATCCTAAAATGAGCGGCCTCCTGAAAGCTTTCCACAAAAAAGGCATAAGCACATTCTTAGTTACAAACGGGACCCTCCCAGAAGCGATTGCAAAGATGGATCCTTTACCAACACAGCTTTATATATCCGTAGAAGCTCCAGACAAGGAAACTTACGTGAAAGTAACACGTCCTAAGATACCTGATGCATGGGATAGGTACATGAAGACCCTTTCAATGCTGAAAACGCTTAAAACCAGGACCGTGTTCAGAATGACTCTTGTAAAAGGCCTCAATATGGACAATATAGAGGGTTATGCGTCGCTTGTTAAATTTGCGATGCCTAATTATGTAGAAGTGAAAGGGTTTTCATTTATCGGAGGTGCAAGGAACGAAGCCCGTGGCCTTAACCTATCAAGCATGCCTTCACACGAAGAGATAAAGGAATATGCACACAAGCTTTCTGAATTAACTGGCTATAAAGAAGTTTCAGAGCACAAGCCTAGCAGAATAATGCTTCTGTGCAGAGACGAAGAGTCTGCAAAAAGCAGGATAATTGACTTCAGCAAAATCACTGCTTAATGTCAGTTATAATATGTTTCTTTGTCCCACACCGGTTGCATTTGTACAATATCTCTTTACCCTTTTTCAAAATTCTTACCTCTGCTGTCTCGCCAGGGACTAAAAGGCTATTGCATTTTCTGCAGAACCTGTCTTTTACACTTCTGCTTAGCTTGATCCTATGATGAGAAGAAATCTTCCGCATCTCTGATATGCAATAAGCGGCATAATCACGATTATCTTCATTCAACAATGCGGTGTCAAAGAGTATCCTAACCCTATCATTGGCTATCTTATTGATGTTTATGGAGCTTTTATGCTTGTGCATGTAATTACGCTTTTATTCAATGTTGAGCTTTTCCAATATGGTATCAAATAGCTCATTGCTTTTTGAAGAATCCTTGATAGTTATAAGATTTCCATCAAATTCCAGTTCTTTACGCGATGGCGTTCCATGGAATAGTTTCACGAACCTGGTTACTTCAGAGTCGCTTTCTATAGTGGCTATCTTCCTGTTGTTTATTACATTTGCCCTAGCGACCAAACCAACGGCATTACCAAAAGCGATTATCCATTTGTTTGAGTTATTAAAGAGCATTACAAGGTCAAGCAATGGCCTGAATTCATATAGCTTGTATTCGTCTATGCCCTTCCCATCAACCAGTATTAACCCGTCAAAATTATCAGGATTTACCAAGTTGGTATTGAAATCGATGTCAACCACGTCGCCATGCATGCCAACGCAGCTGTCCTTTGTATAACTGCTTATCTTATAATTGACATCCCATCTCTCAAAAAACATCTTGATTGATTTTAAGGTTTCATCCTTGAAATCTTTAGGCTCTATAAATACGAGAAACTTCATGACTACACCAAATTTGCAATATTAAATTATTGGACTATAAATTTAATATATGCTTTCTTTAATTGCAATCTGGGATTTCAATTTATGCTTCTTGAAATGCGGGACAGCTTGTGCCCTTTGGCCTTGAGCTCTATCTCATAGAATCTGCCGAATGCCATCTTGTACACCTTGAAATTCCTTTGGGACAGCCTTTCTTCAAGCAGGTCAAGCATTTTGATTGCGTGGCCTGGGTCGGTCAAATCAGCAAACATATGGGCATATGGGTTCAAGACCAGTGTATAGACACCAAGCTGCGAAGATATGCTCTGTATTTCATTTACGGCCTTGTCAATAATATTGACATAATCATCATTGTCGCTTTTTTCAAAGCTTATGAAGAAAAGCAGGGCATTTTTGACGTCCAAACTGCTTGAATCCCCAACTAATGTAGACCTGCCTTGATCTGCAGGTGTTGCCTTGAAGTAATCGACATGCCACATCATGAACTTCATAAAACCTCTACCTTATAAGAAATATAAAATTATTTTTTAACTTCTGCTGCCTTGTCCTTGCTGTCCGCGTTTTCCTTGTCCTTAGCTTCATTATCCTCTTTCATTATCCTTGATATTGCCTTCAATGCGTATTCGCTGAGCTGGTCTTTGATCTTGGGCTCATCATCCAAATTGCCATCCGCGTATATGTCAACTCCAAATGCCAGCTGGGTTATATTCTTTATCTCTATAGAAACATTTTTGACCGTACTTTTGCTTACTCCTTCATTGAAGTAATCCCTAAACCTGCTGTAATCTATCTTTATGTCTACTTCAACATGGCTGAATACCCTGATCTTGCCAACTCTCTTCTTGTTGAATATAACCGCTTGGTTCATTATGCTGTTTGGCACCACTATAGGAGTCCCGTTGTCCGCTACCATCTCAGTATACATGATCCCTATTTTACTTACAGTGCCTGTAAATCCTGGGACCATAACATCGTGCTGGTATGTGGGTGCTATAAGGCCATACTGCCATGTTGATATTGTTACCTTCTCTCCTATGGAAAAGGGCTTCGAAGCCATAAGCTCAAATCCTGCTATAAGGTTGCCTATCGTGCTCTGTGCTGCCAATCCAAGGACTATGCCCAAGAATCCTGCACCTACCAGCAACCCCATCACATTGACTTGCAGCTCATTAAGTATTACTATTAAAAGTATGGTATATGCAACAACCTCAAAAAGATCTCCGACCACTTTCGTTTCGTTGTTCCTTGACTTTACTCTATCCTTTATGGTCCTGCCTACCATCTCTATTATTATTATTCCAGCAATACCTACTATCAATGCATGTATCCATATAAGGTCCACATGTGCATTGACGAAAAATTTAGAGTAAACCCCAAGCAAATAGGAGACTATGAAAGCCAACACTATCACGAGCAATCCAACCATTAATAAGCGTCTGTAAATTCCCAAAACATACCACCAAAAATGAAAAATTCACTCCATATAAGGAGCAAGATAGTAAGAAACTTTAGCGTCCCCTATATTATAGTTCAGCCTTATAGGCTGGTCCGACTTCATCTCCAAGGTGATTGTTTCGCTGGATGGACAGGCGCTTATCATCCTGCTAAGGTAATCAAGGTTAAATGTTGCTGAAGAAGGTTTTTTAGTGTCGATCTTGTGTATTTGCTCATTATCGCTTTTGAATTCTTCTTCAAGCTCTCCTGCATCTCCCTTTGCGGAAACTATAAGGGTATCCTCTTCAAGCTTGAAACCAACATAGGTTGACAGCTGTGCTGCATCTTTCAATATCCCTTTGAAATAGTCGCTCTTTATGCTTATTGATGAATCAAACTCTATCTTTGGTTCCGAGTCTGTAGATTTCTTCACATCTATCATTGGCAGTATATAGCTCCTATGTCCATTGCTGCTCAGGAACTCCAGTATCATCTTGTTGTCCTTATCCTTCATTGATAGCTGCTCTCCACTCCTTGCGCTGTTCAAAAGCTTGCTGAAATTGCTTAAATTCAAGCCTATATAGTATCCTGAAGACTTCTCCTCCTTGTCCTTGCTTTCCTTTTCGCCATCAGAATCTGCAGATTTTGCCTTTGCTTCCGCTTTTGCGGACACATCAAATTTTGAAAATATCTTATTCGGGGCCTGGAATGACACCATACTTATTCCAGATGGATCCATGGCCTTTAAATTGATGCCCTCTTTTGAAATGTAAAATGACCCTTCGTCAACCAAGCTGACAATCGAGTCTGTGCAGTTCTTCCAGTACTTTGCGTCATCTATTTTTATTTCGAACATACTATCACCTATTAATTACCCCCAAATAACATTATAATGTTAAATATTAAAAGTATTTGTTTTTGACTAAACTCTATATACTATCAGATTTGAAGTTTTCTGCAAATTAACCTAAAGATTTTTTAAATGTGGAATTTATATATAAGCATGCAATTTTTCAAAGCGCTAACGTTGATGAAGAAGGACTTAAAAGAAACCTTCTCTAGCATATCAATATATGGGCCAATGCTCGGAATACCTATATTCTTTGCGATAATCCTTCCAGTAATGACATTTTACATAACCTTGTATGCGGCACCTACAATAACTTCAAAGCTCCTTCCGACAACCATAAAGGTTTCGTCATCCGTTCTGTCAAGCAGCATAAGAAGCATAAAATTCATGGAATTCTTCTCTGTCAACGTGCTAGGGCCGGTATTTTTGACAATGCCTATATTTACAGCATCTGTGATAGCGGCAGACAGCTTTGCAGGAGAAAAGGAAAGAGGCACTTCAGAATCATTGCTGTCCACACCAATCTCAAAATCCGAGCTCCTTTCAGGAAAGATATTGGCCTCTTTTGTGCCTACAATATTGTTGACTCTTGCCATATTCGGAATATATGGAGCCGTTACCGATTACTTTTCAATAAGTGTTTTTCACTTTGCAATACTACCAACCATACCATGGCTTTTGATGCTTGGGACCGCACCGTTTCTGGCAACTGCCTCAATAGGTCTTGTCGTTCTGGTATCATCACACGTCAAAGGTGTTAAAGAAGCGCAGCAGATAAGCACACTGCTTGTACTGCCTATTCTGGTGCTCCCGTTTGCATCAATAATAGGGCTGGCAGTGCTTAATGTCGAATTCCTCGTGTCTGCAATTGTGATATTGGCAATATTGGATGCAATAATAATGTATCTTGGAATAAAAAGTTTCAGGAAAGAGTCTATCCTCCAATAGATTTGATTATACTCTCTATAGCCTGAAGATTGCTTGAGGGCACAACATGCACATCATTTAGTTTTAAATAATCCCTGTAGTACTGGTAACTTTTTTCATGGACTACCACTATTACAGCAGAATAATGCTTTATCCTTTCTTCAATCATCCTTTTTGAAGATCCAAAATTCTTTTTGCCTGTCTCATATTCTACAGCAATCCTAAATCCATTATAATAAGCCACTATGTCCGGTTTTCCCCTTCCCGTTCCCTTGAAATTCCTTACCCTGACCAAATCTAAGTAATTCATTATTTCGTTTACGGATATTTCATGTTCGATGCTAAGGTTTGACTTATTGGCCATTATATAGAGTTTTCCTTTATAGAGGTATTTACTTATAATACCATTTTTAAGCCCGTAGGATATTGATTCCAATGGCAGGTGTGTGAGCAAAGAGTTTAATTCCACAGGATATTTTGCATATCTGTAAAGCAAATTGGCATAACCTGCAAAATCGCTGTTAAAAATACTCTTGGAAATTTCATTATAGCTCTTTCCCTTTACCTTGAAAAGCCCTTTTGAAACAGGGTCATGAATTATGAACTCGTTTGTATTTAGTGAGCTTAAGGCCGCTTTTATAACATTGTTTTTCTCATTTATAGATCCGGAAAATATATTTGAAAGATAATTAAGTTCTGTGGGCTCCTTTGACTGGAATGACAGTGTTAAATTTGAATTGGCTATAATCTGTTTGTTCAAAGACGAAGATTCGTGTGTAACAGCTATGATGCCAAACCCATACTTCCTCCCTTCTTCAAAGAATTTTGATAGCACCTTCATGTAAATATCTTCATCAAGCAACGTGTCTGCTTCATCTATGACAATATACAGTTTGGTGCCTCCTTTCGATTCCAGAGAATGCATGTGCTGGTAAATTCTGCTGAAAAGTTCATGCAGGTATATAAATCTCAAATTTTTATTGTTCAACTTTGCAAGGTTTATCCCATTGGTGCCTTTAAGCAAGGATTTAACATCAAACGATGAATCATTTAGCGAGCGCCTATTTATCAGCTCAAATTTGTTCTTCATATTTTCCAATGAGTAAGAGTCGGGCTTTGATCTAGAATTATCAATAAAAGTATTTATCTCCTTTAAAAGATCATACATATTAGGGGTAGAGGGCAGCTCAGGAAGGTCAAAATTTACTACACCTTTATTTCTGTAAACATACCTAAGTATGCTATTTAGCCTATAAGATTGATGGCTACCCAAGTTTAACACAGTTGAAAAAAGGTAAAACAATTCCGATATCCTGTCATTAACGCTAATGCCATCAAGGCCAAACGGATTTATCCCACTGTAATCAGAATCTCTATAAGTGCCATTTAGAAGTTCTACAAGTTCCTTATGCTCTCCGTTTGGATCCAAGAGCAATATAGGAACCTTGTCCTTCATCTGTATAAGCAGGTCCTTCAATAATGTACTTTTTCCAGAGCCGCTTGCCCCAGAAATTAAAATATTGAGGTTTTTCTGCTTTTCCATATCCAAAATCAAGGATCCGTCTGCATTCTTCCATCCATATTCATAAATCAAACTGCTTTTCCCATAAAAACTAAAAGCAACTTTTTCGTATCTGTGCAAAGTGCCAAGCTTTTTGCCAAAATCCAAGGCAAAAATGTTTTCTGATTTTGCAGAACGCTTCCTGCAAAGGCCAAACCCAAAAATTCGACGGAATTTTTTATATATCATTCACTCATCAAAAAGTGTATATTTAAATACTTTCTTTTTGAAAGATAGGTATGTTGCCAGGGTGGCGGAAACCGGTAACGCGCCGGTCTTGAGTTTTTAGGACATCAAGAGCTGATTAGTGATGCAAAACAGGCCAACCGGTGCCCGAAAGGGCTTTAGGGTTCAAATCCCTACCCTGGCGCACTTTAAATCTAAAATCTCAAAACTCTATTACTTAATACCAACTCACTTAATATTGGGTTTAGTAAAATAAGTTAATTTAATAAATACGTCATAATTATAGATATTTAAATTTTAATATCTAAATTATTTTAGTTTTAAGTGACAAAATGTTATTAGATCTCCAGATATTCAATAAAATAATGCCTAAATTAGCTGATGAAACACCTATCGTAATTACTTGGATATATAATACTATCAAAACTCTTGTTCCATCTAATAAAATATCTCCTCTTTTGCTGATTTTAGAAGAACCATACGTGTATTCATATACATCTATTGAGGAAATTAAGCCTGCCTTCCCTAAACCTAAAGATCCAACTAGAACAAAAAGTAAAAATAAAATAAAAGTAATAAAATTTGGTTTAATAACTAAAACAAATTTCTATCCACTGAATAATAAAATTCAAGCACATAAAGAAGTACCAAAATTAAAAGATCAGATACCAAAACTTTTTGAAAAGAATTTTATCCTCTATTTTAAAAGAAAACAAAACAAACATGATGTTTATTATATTTATTTTAATCTTAAGTCATTGGAAAAAGGAAAGGGTTCTAATAATTATATCGATACAATTTTAAGCTA is a genomic window containing:
- a CDS encoding 50S ribosomal protein L44e; this translates as MKVPKEINTYCPKCDKESTHTVKFYTQKPRGGLSVGTRRSERKRKGYFGKVKGQATVKKVSKRQKAILKCKVCSYSVERVFGNRTKKKLEYKM
- a CDS encoding translation initiation factor IF-2 subunit alpha; this encodes MEEHTPKFGDLVIGEISKISPFGAYCKLLEYNNLETFLPLREISSGWIKNIHEFLHINQRVVCKVIYIDKSKGTIDVSLKKVTPRDAKIKINKYTLEKRSEVIIQQALKMTNLEGRKVEIINSILQEFPNYTSFLSKLSDSGEPIKGSSVPVALQEEILRLIQSSRKKKEYKVSYILTLSTYDPKSSIDSIKQSLSDAESKTGCGIYYISSPRYHISAEADNYLNAEEKIKKALSIIKTELKGFDIEMEKEKVKKDKEDIISEL
- a CDS encoding proteasome assembly chaperone family protein; translated protein: MKNTFIKYKKGVKLKSPILIVGLPGIGAVGKLVATQMIKEFKGKRIATLYSSHLPPRVIMLKNGKVRLVSNRFYLLKTKTKNDIVILTGEDQAVTPEGQYTVNNEIVRFFKSELKGKEIITVGGYNISGNYTDSPRVLGNASSDKVIKEFKKAGVVFGESRGTIFGAAGLIVAFSKMQKLDSICIMGESSLIDMDPNAAKAVLKVLSKKFSLNIDMKKIDSMIEATAKMIKELESQMSSNAALPPESKENSSYIR
- the twy1 gene encoding 4-demethylwyosine synthase TYW1, with protein sequence MSEMPQIIKEKMTHQGYHFVGKHSAVKICEYTANGIEGKTLCYKYTFYGIHSWQCIQATPAIGCDLGCKFCWRLIPEEIGVNWNELNAVDHWDDPDSIVDGMIKEQLRIVSGYKSGADTNLKKKRWEESRYPRHVALSLTGEPTFYPKMSGLLKAFHKKGISTFLVTNGTLPEAIAKMDPLPTQLYISVEAPDKETYVKVTRPKIPDAWDRYMKTLSMLKTLKTRTVFRMTLVKGLNMDNIEGYASLVKFAMPNYVEVKGFSFIGGARNEARGLNLSSMPSHEEIKEYAHKLSELTGYKEVSEHKPSRIMLLCRDEESAKSRIIDFSKITA
- a CDS encoding ribonuclease P protein component 4; translated protein: MHKHKSSININKIANDRVRILFDTALLNEDNRDYAAYCISEMRKISSHHRIKLSRSVKDRFCRKCNSLLVPGETAEVRILKKGKEILYKCNRCGTKKHIITDIKQ
- a CDS encoding DJ-1/PfpI family protein, which produces MKFLVFIEPKDFKDETLKSIKMFFERWDVNYKISSYTKDSCVGMHGDVVDIDFNTNLVNPDNFDGLILVDGKGIDEYKLYEFRPLLDLVMLFNNSNKWIIAFGNAVGLVARANVINNRKIATIESDSEVTRFVKLFHGTPSRKELEFDGNLITIKDSSKSNELFDTILEKLNIE
- a CDS encoding threonyl-tRNA synthetase editing domain-containing protein, with protein sequence MKFMMWHVDYFKATPADQGRSTLVGDSSSLDVKNALLFFISFEKSDNDDYVNIIDKAVNEIQSISSQLGVYTLVLNPYAHMFADLTDPGHAIKMLDLLEERLSQRNFKVYKMAFGRFYEIELKAKGHKLSRISRSIN
- a CDS encoding mechanosensitive ion channel family protein encodes the protein MVGLLVIVLAFIVSYLLGVYSKFFVNAHVDLIWIHALIVGIAGIIIIEMVGRTIKDRVKSRNNETKVVGDLFEVVAYTILLIVILNELQVNVMGLLVGAGFLGIVLGLAAQSTIGNLIAGFELMASKPFSIGEKVTISTWQYGLIAPTYQHDVMVPGFTGTVSKIGIMYTEMVADNGTPIVVPNSIMNQAVIFNKKRVGKIRVFSHVEVDIKIDYSRFRDYFNEGVSKSTVKNVSIEIKNITQLAFGVDIYADGNLDDEPKIKDQLSEYALKAISRIMKEDNEAKDKENADSKDKAAEVKK
- a CDS encoding ABC transporter permease subunit is translated as MKKDLKETFSSISIYGPMLGIPIFFAIILPVMTFYITLYAAPTITSKLLPTTIKVSSSVLSSSIRSIKFMEFFSVNVLGPVFLTMPIFTASVIAADSFAGEKERGTSESLLSTPISKSELLSGKILASFVPTILLTLAIFGIYGAVTDYFSISVFHFAILPTIPWLLMLGTAPFLATASIGLVVLVSSHVKGVKEAQQISTLLVLPILVLPFASIIGLAVLNVEFLVSAIVILAILDAIIMYLGIKSFRKESILQ
- a CDS encoding ATP-binding protein translates to MIYKKFRRIFGFGLCRKRSAKSENIFALDFGKKLGTLHRYEKVAFSFYGKSSLIYEYGWKNADGSLILDMEKQKNLNILISGASGSGKSTLLKDLLIQMKDKVPILLLDPNGEHKELVELLNGTYRDSDYSGINPFGLDGISVNDRISELFYLFSTVLNLGSHQSYRLNSILRYVYRNKGVVNFDLPELPSTPNMYDLLKEINTFIDNSRSKPDSYSLENMKNKFELINRRSLNDSSFDVKSLLKGTNGINLAKLNNKNLRFIYLHELFSRIYQHMHSLESKGGTKLYIVIDEADTLLDEDIYMKVLSKFFEEGRKYGFGIIAVTHESSSLNKQIIANSNLTLSFQSKEPTELNYLSNIFSGSINEKNNVIKAALSSLNTNEFIIHDPVSKGLFKVKGKSYNEISKSIFNSDFAGYANLLYRYAKYPVELNSLLTHLPLESISYGLKNGIISKYLYKGKLYIMANKSNLSIEHEISVNEIMNYLDLVRVRNFKGTGRGKPDIVAYYNGFRIAVEYETGKKNFGSSKRMIEERIKHYSAVIVVVHEKSYQYYRDYLKLNDVHVVPSSNLQAIESIIKSIGG